One stretch of Streptomyces agglomeratus DNA includes these proteins:
- a CDS encoding UbiX family flavin prenyltransferase: MESGHARSQQPGRQPQSPRRPWVVGVSGASGTPYAAAVLRGLRDAGESVDLVVSRASRLTLLDETGIAFRDAHWQEDLRTWLARGADGKPGTFTADVGDVRYWAAGDLAAGPSSGSYPAKGMLIVPASTASVAGVALGLSKDLLQRVASVTLKERRPLVVAVRETPLSGQTLRHMVALDEAGAVVLPASPAFYAGATHIQDLVDFVAGRVLDAAGVPHRLYRRWEGEIGGSRED, from the coding sequence GTGGAGTCAGGACATGCACGCAGTCAGCAGCCGGGGCGGCAGCCGCAGTCGCCGCGCCGCCCCTGGGTCGTCGGTGTCTCCGGCGCGTCCGGCACGCCGTACGCCGCCGCCGTGCTGCGCGGCCTGCGGGACGCGGGGGAGAGCGTGGACCTGGTGGTCAGCCGGGCCTCGCGGCTGACTCTGCTGGACGAGACCGGGATCGCGTTCCGGGACGCGCACTGGCAGGAGGACCTGCGCACCTGGCTGGCGCGCGGCGCGGACGGGAAGCCCGGCACGTTCACGGCCGACGTCGGCGACGTGCGGTACTGGGCGGCCGGGGATCTCGCCGCCGGGCCGTCCTCGGGCTCGTACCCGGCCAAGGGGATGCTGATCGTCCCGGCGTCGACGGCGAGCGTGGCCGGGGTCGCGCTGGGGCTGTCGAAGGACCTGCTGCAACGGGTGGCGAGCGTGACGCTCAAGGAGCGGCGCCCGCTCGTGGTGGCCGTGCGCGAGACGCCGCTGAGCGGCCAGACCCTCAGGCACATGGTGGCGCTGGACGAGGCGGGCGCCGTGGTGCTGCCGGCCTCCCCGGCGTTCTACGCGGGGGCGACGCACATCCAGGATCTGGTGGACTTCGTCGCCGGGCGGGTGCTGGACGCGGCCGGGGTGCCGCACCGCCTGTACCGCCGCTGGGAGGGAGAGATCGGCGGCTCCCGCGAGGACTAG
- a CDS encoding rhomboid family intramembrane serine protease has protein sequence MPPTDVDQGRGRSRPARTAAVLMLGWVALLWVLEALDTATGALHTYGLSPREVGELRDVLPMSFLHHGFDHLASNTVPLLILGFLAALGGIRRFAGVVLTIMLVGGLGVWLTAPEYSVTAGASVVVFGLLGYLLVRGFVDRSTRDIVIGLLVAVFYGSLLWGVLPTNTAVSWQGHLFGLIGGVLAAFLFRRRAPVLTP, from the coding sequence ATGCCACCGACCGACGTGGACCAGGGCCGCGGCCGGAGCCGTCCGGCCCGGACCGCCGCCGTACTGATGCTCGGCTGGGTCGCGCTGCTGTGGGTGCTGGAGGCGCTGGACACCGCGACCGGAGCGCTGCACACGTACGGGCTGAGCCCGCGCGAGGTGGGCGAGCTGCGCGACGTGCTGCCGATGTCGTTCCTGCACCACGGCTTCGACCACCTCGCCTCGAACACCGTGCCGCTGCTGATCCTCGGCTTCCTGGCCGCCCTGGGCGGGATACGCCGCTTCGCGGGCGTGGTCCTCACGATCATGCTCGTGGGCGGTCTCGGGGTCTGGCTCACCGCCCCCGAGTACTCCGTCACGGCGGGCGCGTCGGTCGTCGTGTTCGGCCTGCTCGGCTACCTGCTGGTCCGCGGCTTCGTCGACCGCAGCACGCGCGACATCGTGATCGGCCTGCTGGTCGCGGTGTTCTACGGCTCGCTGCTGTGGGGCGTCCTGCCGACGAACACCGCCGTCAGCTGGCAGGGCCACCTGTTCGGACTGATCGGCGGCGTGCTCGCCGCCTTCCTCTTCCGGCGCCGGGCACCCGTCCTCACACCGTGA